A single region of the Streptomyces sp. NBC_00425 genome encodes:
- a CDS encoding MarR family winged helix-turn-helix transcriptional regulator — MQEAEAVETIQREMTVFARRARASAGRLHPELSLVSYTLLGHLEESGGCRATDLAAHYALDKSTVSRQVTALERADLIERRQDPEDHRVHVLHLTDAGRRILARVTESRRTAFRRRLAEWPPEDLERFAEYLERYNAWTAP; from the coding sequence ATGCAGGAAGCCGAGGCGGTGGAGACCATCCAGCGCGAGATGACGGTCTTCGCGCGACGGGCGCGGGCCTCGGCGGGCCGGCTGCACCCCGAACTGTCGCTGGTGTCGTACACACTGCTCGGTCATCTCGAGGAGAGCGGCGGCTGCCGGGCGACCGACCTCGCCGCGCACTACGCGCTGGACAAGTCCACGGTCAGCCGCCAGGTCACCGCCCTGGAGCGGGCCGACCTGATCGAACGGCGCCAGGACCCCGAGGACCACCGCGTCCACGTCCTCCATCTCACCGACGCCGGCCGCCGCATCCTCGCCCGGGTCACCGAGAGCCGCCGCACGGCCTTCCGCCGACGGCTCGCCGAGTGGCCGCCGGAGGACCTGGAACGGTTCGCGGAATACCTGGAGCGGTACAACGCCTGGACCGCCCCCTAG
- a CDS encoding helix-turn-helix domain-containing protein, whose product MTADDSFGRLDDDDYPAYTMGRAAEMLGTTQGFLRAVGEARLITPLRSAGGHRRYSRYQLRIAARARELVDHGTPIEAACRIIILEDQLEEAQRINAEHRRAAEASKPPAA is encoded by the coding sequence ATGACAGCAGACGATTCCTTCGGGCGTCTGGATGACGACGACTACCCCGCCTACACCATGGGCCGGGCCGCCGAGATGCTCGGCACCACCCAGGGCTTCCTCCGCGCCGTCGGCGAAGCCCGCCTCATCACCCCGCTGCGCTCCGCAGGCGGACACCGCCGCTACTCCCGCTACCAACTGCGCATCGCCGCCCGCGCCCGCGAACTCGTCGACCACGGCACCCCCATCGAGGCCGCCTGCCGCATCATCATCCTCGAAGACCAACTCGAGGAAGCCCAGCGCATCAACGCCGAACACCGCCGCGCAGCCGAAGCGTCCAAACCACCCGCGGCCTGA
- a CDS encoding putative protein N(5)-glutamine methyltransferase: MSSPFPPDAASAPRSPSSPGLSRDTLVAVLRAGGCVFAEEEAELILAAARTPSEAAAMARRRAAGLPLEHVVGWAEFHGLRVRVEPGVFVPRRRTEFLVDQALAAAPHASVLVDLCCGSGAVGAALAASLGQVELHAADIDPAAVRCARGNIAAARGHVHTGDLFTALPDRLRGRVDILAANVPYVPSAEVPLLPAEAREHEPLVALDGGGDGLDVLRRVAAEARCWLAPGGCLLVETSERQAPAAVEAFARGGLTVRVARDEELYAHVVVGTRVR, translated from the coding sequence ATGTCTTCGCCCTTCCCGCCCGACGCGGCTTCCGCGCCGCGTTCCCCTTCCTCTCCCGGCCTCTCCCGTGACACCCTCGTCGCCGTTCTGCGGGCCGGCGGCTGCGTCTTCGCCGAGGAGGAGGCCGAGTTGATCCTCGCCGCCGCCCGGACCCCGTCCGAGGCCGCCGCCATGGCACGGCGGCGCGCGGCCGGCCTGCCCCTGGAACACGTCGTGGGCTGGGCCGAGTTCCACGGTCTGCGCGTCCGCGTCGAGCCGGGCGTCTTCGTGCCTCGCCGTCGCACCGAGTTCCTCGTCGACCAGGCGCTCGCCGCCGCGCCCCACGCGTCCGTCCTCGTCGACCTGTGCTGCGGCTCCGGCGCGGTCGGCGCCGCGCTCGCCGCGTCACTCGGGCAGGTCGAGCTGCACGCCGCGGACATCGACCCGGCGGCGGTGCGCTGCGCCCGGGGGAACATCGCCGCCGCCCGCGGGCACGTGCACACCGGGGACCTGTTCACGGCGCTGCCGGACCGGCTGCGCGGCCGGGTCGACATCCTGGCCGCCAATGTGCCGTACGTTCCCAGCGCCGAGGTGCCGCTGCTCCCGGCCGAGGCCCGCGAGCACGAACCGCTCGTCGCTCTCGACGGCGGCGGCGACGGACTGGACGTGCTGCGCCGGGTCGCCGCCGAGGCGCGATGCTGGCTGGCCCCCGGCGGCTGCCTGCTGGTGGAGACCAGTGAGCGTCAGGCGCCGGCCGCGGTCGAGGCGTTCGCGCGCGGCGGTCTGACGGTACGGGTGGCGCGGGACGAGGAGCTGTACGCCCACGTCGTCGTCGGGACCCGGGTCAGGTAG
- a CDS encoding SpoIIE family protein phosphatase has translation MSEAGSSAADGVPSGPSGLLDILNVASVVLDTEGRIALWSPQAEELFGYSAQEALGRFAARVMVHERHVDLVVKLFADVMATGQSWAGAFPIRRKDGTTRLVEFRNMRLMDDRGRVYALGLAADQTTVRRLERDVAMATRMVAQSPNGLAVLDTDLRYVSVNPALERIDGLPAEEHIGRTVREVLPRLDADALEAAARQVLETGEPLLDRSATGRTPADPDQEHAWSLSLYRLEDARGTVLGVAVSVRDVTDRHRAAVEAEAARRRLALIADASTRIGTTLDLERTARELADVAVPELADVAAVDLLDAVVAGRRTSLGPAESAVIRALAVRAVDEPDALLAADQPGQVAGYAPDRLVTECVRSGRPVMVAHVKDDDLGRIARSPDAVGLLARAGVHSYLAVPLIARGEVLGALDLKRTRNPLPFSRDDLLLARELAARAAVQIDNARWYQNARTTALTLQRSLLPSHPPVTGGLEVASRYQPADATTEVGGDWFDVIPLPDGKTALVVGDVMGSGIDAAAAMGRLRTATTTLASLALDPAVLLEHLDRITQGLDHSIATCVYAVHDPLLGRCRIANAGHLPPVRVRPGRPPELLDLPTGAPLGVGGVAFSTTDVDFAPGDQLVLYTDGLVETRTHSLDERLEALLALLDDPARPLEEVCDQLLSALHHPDNHDDVALLVARALPRR, from the coding sequence ATGAGCGAAGCCGGATCGTCCGCAGCCGACGGCGTCCCGAGCGGGCCCAGCGGACTGCTGGACATCCTCAACGTGGCCTCGGTGGTCCTCGACACCGAGGGCCGCATCGCGCTCTGGAGCCCTCAGGCGGAGGAGCTGTTCGGCTACTCGGCGCAGGAGGCGCTCGGGCGCTTCGCGGCCCGCGTGATGGTCCACGAACGGCACGTCGACCTGGTCGTGAAACTGTTCGCGGACGTGATGGCCACCGGCCAGAGCTGGGCGGGAGCGTTCCCCATCCGGCGCAAGGACGGCACCACCCGCCTCGTCGAGTTCCGCAACATGCGGCTGATGGACGACCGGGGCCGGGTCTACGCCCTGGGCCTCGCCGCCGACCAGACGACGGTGCGGCGGCTGGAGCGGGACGTCGCCATGGCCACCCGCATGGTCGCGCAGTCCCCCAACGGTCTCGCCGTCCTGGACACCGACCTGCGGTACGTCTCCGTCAACCCGGCCCTGGAGCGCATCGACGGGCTGCCGGCCGAGGAGCACATCGGCCGCACCGTCCGCGAGGTCCTGCCCCGGCTGGACGCGGACGCCCTGGAGGCCGCGGCGCGCCAGGTGCTGGAGACGGGGGAGCCGCTCCTCGACCGATCCGCGACGGGCCGCACCCCCGCGGACCCGGACCAGGAGCACGCCTGGTCGCTCTCGCTGTACCGGCTGGAGGACGCCCGCGGCACGGTGCTGGGCGTTGCCGTCTCGGTCAGAGACGTCACCGACCGGCACCGGGCCGCCGTGGAGGCCGAGGCGGCACGCCGACGGCTGGCCCTGATCGCCGACGCCTCCACCCGCATCGGCACCACCCTGGATCTGGAGCGCACGGCGCGCGAGCTGGCCGACGTGGCCGTGCCGGAGCTGGCGGACGTGGCCGCCGTGGATCTGCTCGACGCCGTGGTGGCGGGCCGGCGCACCAGCCTCGGGCCCGCCGAGTCGGCGGTGATCCGCGCCCTCGCGGTGCGGGCCGTCGACGAGCCGGACGCGCTGCTGGCGGCCGATCAGCCCGGGCAGGTGGCCGGTTACGCGCCCGACCGCCTCGTCACCGAGTGCGTGCGCTCCGGCCGGCCGGTCATGGTGGCGCACGTCAAGGACGACGACCTCGGGCGCATCGCCCGCTCCCCGGACGCGGTGGGCCTGCTGGCCCGGGCCGGCGTGCACTCCTACCTCGCCGTGCCGCTCATCGCGCGGGGCGAGGTGCTGGGCGCCCTCGACCTCAAACGCACCCGCAACCCGCTGCCCTTCAGCCGCGACGACCTGCTGCTCGCCCGCGAGCTCGCCGCCCGCGCGGCCGTCCAGATCGACAACGCCCGCTGGTACCAGAACGCGCGGACCACCGCGCTCACCCTCCAGCGCAGCCTGCTGCCGAGCCATCCGCCCGTCACCGGCGGCCTCGAGGTCGCCTCCCGCTACCAGCCCGCGGACGCCACCACCGAGGTCGGCGGCGACTGGTTCGACGTCATCCCGCTGCCGGACGGCAAGACCGCGCTGGTCGTCGGCGACGTCATGGGCAGCGGCATCGACGCCGCCGCCGCGATGGGCCGGCTGCGCACCGCGACGACGACGCTGGCCTCCCTCGCCCTCGACCCAGCGGTGCTCCTGGAACACCTGGACCGGATCACCCAGGGCCTGGACCACTCCATCGCCACGTGCGTGTACGCCGTGCACGACCCCCTGCTGGGGAGGTGCCGGATCGCCAACGCCGGGCATCTGCCGCCGGTGCGGGTGCGCCCGGGACGTCCGCCGGAGCTGCTCGACCTGCCGACCGGCGCGCCGCTGGGCGTGGGCGGCGTGGCGTTCTCCACCACCGACGTCGACTTCGCACCCGGCGACCAGCTCGTGCTGTACACCGACGGCCTCGTGGAGACCCGCACGCATTCCCTGGACGAGCGCCTCGAGGCGCTGTTGGCGCTGCTCGACGATCCCGCGCGACCGCTGGAGGAGGTCTGCGACCAGCTGCTCAGCGCGCTCCACCACCCCGACAACCACGACGACGTGGCCCTGCTGGTGGCGCGGGCACTGCCTCGGCGGTAA
- a CDS encoding NADPH-dependent 2,4-dienoyl-CoA reductase — protein MSRYPHLLSPLDLGFTTLPNRVLMGSMHVGLEEAENGFARMAAFYAARARGGVGLIVTGGIAPNDEGRPGEGGAKLTTEAEAEQHRIVTDAVHGEGGRIAMQILHFGRYAYHRDLVAPSPLQAPISPFVPRELTDADIERTIDDYARTARLARQAGYDGVEIMGSEGYLVNEFIAAQTNHRTDRWGGAYENRMRFPVEIVRRVREAVGEDFIVVYRLSMLDLVPGGSTLDEVVTLARAVEAAGATIINTGIGWHEARIPTIATSVPRGAYTWVTKKLMGAVSVPLVTTNRINTPEVAEQLLADGCADMVSMARPMLADPDFVNKAAAGTPEAINTCIGCNQACLDHTFSGRITSCLVNPRACHETELVLAPTRLRKRVAVVGAGPAGLACAVSAAERGHDVTLFDAASEIGGQLNVARRVPGKQEFDETLRYFRHQLDAHGVDVRLDTFVAAEDVAGYDEVVVATGVSPRTPDIPGADHPSVVGYLDVLRDGAPVGDRVAILGAGGIGFDVAEFLTDGGGKTSEDPAAYFRQWGVDMDYQGPGGLAAPERAVPPRTVHLLQRKTSKVGAGLGKTTGWIHRTELKHRGVTMVPGVRYDRIDDAGLHVTVGGQSTVLEVDTVVLCTGQDPRRDLYHALVAAGRSVHLIGGADVAAELDAKRAVQQGTELAAAL, from the coding sequence ATGAGCCGATACCCCCACCTGCTGAGCCCCCTCGACCTGGGCTTCACCACACTGCCCAACCGGGTCCTCATGGGCTCGATGCACGTCGGCCTGGAAGAGGCCGAGAACGGGTTCGCGCGCATGGCCGCGTTCTACGCGGCCCGGGCACGCGGGGGAGTCGGCCTCATCGTCACGGGCGGCATCGCCCCCAACGACGAAGGCCGGCCGGGCGAGGGCGGCGCCAAGCTCACCACCGAGGCGGAGGCCGAACAGCACCGGATCGTCACCGACGCCGTGCACGGCGAGGGCGGCCGGATCGCGATGCAGATCCTGCACTTCGGCCGCTACGCCTACCACCGGGACCTGGTCGCCCCCAGCCCGCTCCAGGCGCCCATCAGCCCCTTCGTGCCCCGCGAGCTGACCGACGCCGACATCGAGCGAACCATCGACGACTACGCCCGCACCGCCCGTCTGGCCCGGCAGGCCGGCTACGACGGCGTCGAGATCATGGGCTCCGAGGGCTACCTCGTCAACGAGTTCATCGCGGCGCAGACCAACCACCGCACCGACCGCTGGGGCGGCGCTTACGAGAACCGGATGCGGTTCCCGGTCGAGATCGTCCGACGGGTGCGCGAGGCGGTCGGCGAGGACTTCATCGTCGTCTACCGGCTGTCCATGCTGGACCTGGTGCCCGGCGGATCGACCCTCGACGAGGTCGTCACCCTCGCCAGGGCCGTCGAGGCCGCCGGCGCGACCATCATCAACACCGGCATCGGATGGCACGAGGCGCGTATCCCCACCATCGCCACCTCGGTGCCGCGCGGCGCCTACACCTGGGTGACGAAGAAGCTGATGGGCGCGGTCTCCGTGCCCCTCGTCACCACCAACCGCATCAACACCCCCGAAGTGGCCGAGCAGTTGCTCGCCGACGGCTGCGCGGACATGGTGTCGATGGCCCGCCCGATGCTCGCCGACCCCGACTTCGTCAACAAGGCCGCGGCGGGCACGCCCGAGGCGATCAACACCTGCATCGGCTGCAACCAGGCCTGCCTGGACCACACCTTCAGCGGCAGGATCACCTCCTGTCTGGTCAACCCGCGCGCCTGTCACGAGACCGAGCTGGTCCTCGCCCCGACCCGGCTGCGCAAGCGGGTCGCCGTGGTGGGCGCGGGCCCGGCCGGTCTGGCATGCGCGGTGAGCGCGGCCGAACGCGGCCACGACGTCACGCTCTTCGACGCCGCGAGCGAGATCGGCGGCCAGCTCAACGTGGCCCGCAGGGTCCCCGGCAAGCAGGAGTTCGACGAGACGCTGCGCTACTTCCGCCACCAGCTCGACGCCCACGGCGTCGACGTGCGACTGGACACGTTCGTCGCCGCCGAGGACGTCGCCGGTTACGACGAGGTCGTCGTCGCCACCGGCGTAAGCCCCCGCACCCCCGACATCCCCGGGGCCGACCACCCGAGCGTCGTCGGCTACCTCGACGTGCTGCGCGACGGCGCGCCCGTCGGCGACCGCGTCGCGATCCTCGGGGCGGGCGGCATCGGCTTCGACGTCGCCGAGTTCCTCACCGACGGCGGCGGCAAGACGAGCGAGGACCCCGCGGCCTACTTCCGTCAGTGGGGTGTGGACATGGACTACCAGGGGCCCGGCGGTCTCGCCGCCCCCGAGCGGGCCGTCCCGCCGCGCACCGTCCACCTCCTGCAGCGCAAGACCAGCAAGGTCGGCGCGGGCCTCGGCAAGACCACCGGCTGGATCCACCGCACCGAGCTCAAGCACCGGGGCGTCACCATGGTCCCGGGCGTGCGCTACGACCGGATCGACGACGCCGGGCTGCACGTCACCGTGGGCGGGCAGAGCACGGTCCTGGAGGTCGACACCGTCGTCCTGTGCACCGGCCAGGACCCGCGCCGCGACCTCTACCACGCGCTGGTCGCCGCAGGCCGCAGCGTGCACCTCATCGGCGGCGCGGACGTGGCCGCCGAGCTGGACGCCAAGCGCGCCGTCCAGCAGGGCACCGAGCTGGCGGCGGCGCTGTAG
- a CDS encoding PadR family transcriptional regulator, protein MSLPHAILTALLERPSSSGLDLTRRFDKSIGYFWSATHQQIYRELGRLEAEGHIRALPAEQPARGQKKAYEVLPAGRAELARWTAAAQDPKPHRDALLLRLRAAAVVGTAGLDADLRRHLDLHRRQLAEYREIEQRDFPAGDDSAQARLQHLVLRAGIELETFWTQWLTEALANLPVVEGEPG, encoded by the coding sequence ATGTCACTGCCGCACGCGATCCTCACCGCCCTCCTCGAGCGGCCCTCCTCGTCGGGGCTGGATCTGACCCGCCGGTTCGACAAGTCGATCGGCTACTTCTGGTCGGCCACGCACCAGCAGATCTATCGCGAGCTGGGACGGCTGGAGGCCGAGGGGCACATCCGGGCCCTGCCCGCGGAGCAGCCGGCCCGCGGGCAGAAGAAGGCCTACGAGGTCCTGCCCGCCGGTCGTGCCGAACTCGCCCGGTGGACGGCCGCCGCGCAGGACCCGAAGCCGCACCGCGACGCCCTGTTGCTGCGGCTGCGGGCCGCGGCCGTCGTCGGCACCGCCGGTCTCGACGCCGACCTGCGCCGGCATCTCGACCTGCACCGGCGGCAGCTGGCCGAGTACCGGGAGATCGAGCAGCGTGACTTCCCGGCCGGCGACGACAGCGCGCAGGCCAGGCTGCAGCACCTGGTCCTGCGCGCGGGCATCGAGCTGGAGACCTTCTGGACGCAGTGGCTCACCGAGGCTCTGGCGAACCTGCCCGTCGTGGAGGGCGAGCCCGGCTGA
- a CDS encoding fibronectin type III domain-containing protein codes for MRRVVLWVTGCALVSALSGGCAVGAADDDGRAPGAPTGVTAAAGSATSVHVMWNAVAAEAGISAYEVYLGAEKAGEAPGSAHMLDVVRLAPSTAYVFTVRARDARGRLGPPGREVRATTPAAGAADRSAPTAPGGVTGRAAGSRAVQLSWSPSTDDRKVVSYEVYRGDAKIHSVGAAQTATVVTGLRPGTSYALTVRARDAADNLSPAGPAVRITTAKGDDEGTDTAPVDFRATGHRGADGGYYIDLSWTPPRVDGVVTEYRIQLDGQPATSLVWGGTPPRGTAAYSFYAGGRAGVAHRVRLRARLPDGSWGAFSAERTVTTGPGS; via the coding sequence GTGCGACGTGTTGTGCTGTGGGTGACCGGATGCGCGCTGGTGTCGGCCCTGTCGGGCGGCTGCGCCGTCGGCGCGGCCGACGACGACGGCCGGGCGCCCGGCGCTCCGACGGGAGTGACGGCCGCGGCCGGCAGCGCGACGAGCGTCCACGTCATGTGGAACGCGGTCGCGGCGGAGGCCGGAATCAGCGCGTACGAGGTGTACCTGGGCGCGGAGAAGGCCGGGGAGGCGCCCGGCTCGGCGCACATGCTGGACGTCGTCCGCCTCGCCCCGTCCACCGCATACGTCTTCACCGTGCGGGCCCGTGACGCGCGGGGCCGGCTCGGACCGCCCGGCCGGGAGGTACGGGCCACCACTCCGGCGGCCGGCGCGGCGGACCGCTCGGCGCCGACCGCGCCGGGCGGGGTGACCGGCCGGGCCGCCGGGAGCCGGGCCGTCCAGCTGTCCTGGTCGCCCTCCACGGACGACCGGAAGGTGGTCTCGTACGAGGTCTACCGGGGCGACGCGAAGATCCACAGTGTCGGAGCGGCGCAGACGGCGACCGTCGTCACGGGGCTGCGGCCGGGCACGAGTTACGCGTTGACGGTGCGGGCCCGGGACGCGGCCGACAACCTCTCGCCCGCGGGACCGGCGGTGCGGATCACCACGGCGAAGGGGGACGACGAGGGGACGGACACGGCGCCCGTCGACTTCCGGGCGACCGGTCACCGGGGCGCCGACGGCGGCTACTACATCGACCTGTCCTGGACGCCGCCCCGCGTGGACGGCGTGGTCACGGAGTACCGGATCCAGCTCGACGGGCAGCCCGCCACCTCGCTGGTGTGGGGCGGGACCCCGCCGCGGGGGACGGCGGCGTACAGCTTCTACGCCGGCGGGAGGGCCGGGGTCGCGCACCGGGTGCGGCTGCGGGCCCGACTGCCGGACGGAAGCTGGGGCGCGTTCTCGGCGGAGCGGACGGTGACGACGGGCCCCGGGTCGTGA
- a CDS encoding PTS fructose transporter subunit IIA: MSDDKTVGVVLVSHSAEVAAAVAELARGLTGGGAAVPVAAAGGTEGGGLGTSAELICAAAASVDRGAGVAVLADLGSAVLTVKALLAEGDELPDTARLVDAPFVEGAVAAVVTAAAGGDLDAVEAAAADAYTYRKV, translated from the coding sequence ATGAGCGACGACAAGACGGTGGGCGTCGTACTGGTCTCGCACAGCGCGGAGGTGGCCGCGGCCGTGGCCGAGCTGGCGCGAGGGCTCACGGGCGGCGGCGCGGCCGTCCCGGTCGCCGCGGCGGGCGGCACGGAGGGCGGAGGGCTGGGCACCAGCGCCGAGCTGATCTGCGCCGCCGCCGCGTCGGTCGACCGGGGCGCCGGGGTCGCCGTCCTCGCCGATCTGGGCAGCGCCGTCCTCACGGTCAAGGCACTGCTCGCCGAGGGCGACGAACTGCCGGACACGGCGCGCCTGGTGGACGCCCCGTTCGTCGAGGGCGCGGTGGCCGCGGTCGTCACGGCGGCGGCGGGCGGCGACCTCGACGCGGTGGAGGCGGCGGCCGCGGACGCGTACACGTACCGGAAGGTGTGA
- the dhaL gene encoding dihydroxyacetone kinase subunit DhaL, with translation MLDADFFRRWMTATAASVDREADRLTALDSPIGDADHGSNLRRGFTAVTAALEKEAPQTPGAVLILAGRQLISTVGGASGPLYGTLLRRTGKALGDTAEVDEQQFAEALRAGVDAVMALGGAAPGDKTMIDALVPAVDALTEGFDAARAAAGQGAEATTPLQARKGRASYLGERSIGHQDPGATSAALLVAALCTAGGE, from the coding sequence GTGCTCGACGCCGACTTCTTCCGCCGTTGGATGACGGCGACCGCCGCGTCCGTCGACCGCGAGGCGGACCGGCTCACCGCCCTCGACTCGCCGATCGGGGACGCCGACCACGGCAGCAACCTGCGGCGCGGCTTCACCGCCGTGACCGCGGCGCTGGAGAAGGAGGCGCCCCAGACACCGGGCGCCGTCCTGATCCTGGCGGGACGGCAGCTGATCTCGACGGTCGGCGGCGCCTCCGGGCCCCTCTACGGCACCTTGCTGCGCCGTACCGGCAAGGCTCTCGGGGACACCGCCGAGGTCGACGAACAACAGTTCGCCGAGGCGTTGCGCGCGGGCGTCGACGCCGTCATGGCACTCGGCGGCGCCGCGCCCGGCGACAAGACCATGATCGACGCGCTGGTGCCGGCCGTCGACGCTCTCACCGAGGGCTTCGACGCCGCCCGGGCGGCCGCCGGGCAGGGGGCCGAGGCGACGACGCCGCTGCAGGCGCGCAAGGGCCGGGCCAGCTATCTGGGCGAGCGAAGCATCGGCCATCAGGATCCGGGGGCCACCTCGGCGGCGCTGCTCGTCGCCGCCCTCTGCACGGCCGGCGGGGAGTGA
- the dhaK gene encoding dihydroxyacetone kinase subunit DhaK produces the protein MRMLINVAENVVADALRGMAAAHPELTVDVENRVIVRRDAPVAGKVALVSGGGSGHEPLHGGFVGPGMLSAACPGEVFTSPVPDQMLRAAAAVDSGAGVLFIVKNYTGDVLNFDMAAELAEDEGIRIAKVLINDDVAVTDSLYTAGRRGTGATLFVEKIAGAAAEEGRPLEQVEALARQVNENSRSFGVALSACTTPAKGSPTFELPPGELELGVGIHGEPGRERRAMMTSGEIADFAVQAILDDFTPRNPVLLLVNGMGATPLLELYGFNAEVQRVLSQRGVPVARTLVGNYVTSLDMAGASVTLCQVDEELLQLWDAPVRTPGLRWGV, from the coding sequence ATGAGGATGCTGATCAACGTTGCGGAGAACGTGGTCGCGGACGCGCTGCGCGGTATGGCGGCCGCCCATCCCGAGCTGACGGTCGACGTCGAGAACCGGGTGATCGTGCGGCGGGACGCGCCGGTGGCCGGGAAGGTCGCGCTGGTGTCGGGCGGTGGTTCCGGGCACGAGCCGCTGCACGGCGGGTTCGTCGGACCCGGGATGCTCTCGGCGGCCTGCCCGGGCGAGGTGTTCACCTCGCCGGTTCCCGATCAGATGCTGCGCGCGGCGGCGGCCGTGGACAGCGGGGCCGGCGTGCTGTTCATCGTGAAGAACTACACCGGCGACGTGCTGAACTTCGACATGGCCGCCGAGCTCGCCGAGGACGAGGGCATCCGGATCGCGAAGGTGCTGATCAACGACGACGTGGCGGTGACCGACAGTCTCTACACGGCGGGGCGGCGCGGCACCGGCGCGACGCTCTTCGTGGAGAAGATCGCGGGCGCCGCCGCCGAGGAGGGCCGGCCGCTGGAGCAGGTCGAGGCGCTCGCCCGGCAGGTCAACGAGAACTCGCGCAGCTTCGGCGTGGCGCTCAGCGCCTGCACGACGCCGGCCAAGGGCAGCCCGACCTTCGAGCTGCCGCCCGGCGAGCTGGAGCTGGGCGTCGGCATCCACGGCGAGCCGGGCCGGGAGCGGCGGGCGATGATGACGTCCGGTGAGATCGCGGACTTCGCCGTCCAGGCGATCCTGGACGACTTCACGCCCCGTAACCCCGTCCTGCTGCTGGTCAACGGCATGGGCGCGACACCGCTGCTGGAGCTGTACGGCTTCAACGCCGAGGTGCAGCGCGTGCTGTCCCAGCGCGGGGTGCCGGTCGCCCGTACGCTCGTCGGCAACTATGTGACGTCCCTCGACATGGCGGGCGCCTCGGTCACCCTGTGCCAGGTCGACGAGGAACTGCTGCAGCTGTGGGACGCCCCGGTCAGGACCCCGGGGCTGCGCTGGGGCGTGTGA